TGTATCAGGGGCAGTTCGGAATCCGAAGGGCACCAGGATGCGGACCTGAGCGGAGAAAATGTCGCGGGCTGGACCCAATCGTACGGGGAAGGCAACTTTGTCAACTCGGCCGTCCTGGTCGCAGGGGACAGGGTCTTCGTGAACGCCGGCGGTACAAGCAATATGGGTACAACCTCGGGCGCTCCCCAAAAACCGACGCTTTACTGTTATGATCGGACCACGGGAGAAGAGCAGTGGAGTTATGAATACGATGTCGGAGCGGGTTACGAGACGGCCACAGGCGTCATAGTCGGCGATTTCATATATGTTCCAGCCACGAACGGACACATTTATAAAATTCCGTTGTCGGGACCGAACGAAGGCGGTTCAAACGTTACGGTAAGCGGGGACGGGGTTTTCGGTTCCGTCAGAGACGGCACGGACTCTCCGTTGGAAGGGATCATATGGGCGACGGGGCCGGCATCAATCGTTTATTATTCCGGGGCGCTGTACTTCGGAACCGCCGCCGGATATATCTTCTGTACAGATTTGGATCTTAATGTTTTGTGGAAGGGCACAGTCGACGGCACAGTGTACTTCAACGCGCCGACCGTACAGGACGGAAGGCTTTTCATAGGAGCACTCGACGGCTCGATGTACGTATTCGATGCGTTCAGCGGCGATGCGATATGTAACGAGTCGGTATACAGCGTTGAGGCATATGGGAAGATGTGCGGCTTCGTATCGAACATCCTGCAGGTCGAAGACCGTCTGATCTTCTCATTCAACGACGGCAAGGGCATGAATGCCACAAGCGGAGGTTATGCAGTCTACAAGTTCGACGGCACAAGCCTCAGCAAAATAAGTAAAGTAACAGAGCTGGGTCTTTCGTCTTCATACATGATCAAGTCCGACAGCTCGTTCAGCGGAGCATATTCATTCACCTCCGACGGCCTGGTCAAAATATATCTGGACGGAAGCTACGAGCTCATAAATGGCAATATCCGCAATGTACGTGCGCCCGGAATCCTCGTCAACGATGAATACATCGTCGCATCGGAATACGACAGAAAAGGGCACATGTACATAATAGGTACCGACGGCAGCCTTCTGGGACAATACGAGCAGCCGGAATCGGTGGCCGAATATGTCATGTCTCCGCCGGTGATAGTAGATAACTGGATATACTCCGGAACCGACGGTGGAGTCTATTCTTTCTCCGGAGGGTTCCTGCCGATACCCTCGGCCGTCCAACAGGAGAAAAACATTATCCTATGGGCCGTCTCTGTGCTGGTAGCAATACTTGCAGCCTTCCTGGCATATTGCGTGTATGTCCGAAAGAAGTTGGACGTTCCGCCGATCCCGTACATCAGGGGAAAGATATCCGAGAAGCTCGGAAGCAATTCCGAGAGCAGATCAAAGATCAAACGCAACAAGAAACGGCTGTTCTGGGTTCTGGTTCTGGGTACGGTGGCGTCCGCGGTTATGTTCCTGCTATGCCTGGCATTCGGCCCCTCCGGAAATTACTCTATGTCCGAAACGTTCAGCCTTCTCGGATCTGCGATATCGAAGGGCGGGCACGGCCTGACGGGCGACGAGACGATAATATTCGATTCAAGGCTCCCGAGGGCGCTGGCTGCATTTGCGGTGGGGATCGGGCTCTCGATGGCCGGTGCGGTGTACCAGGCCATAATAAGGAATCCCCTGGTGGACCCATATATTATGGGAGTTTCCGCCGGCGCCGGAACGTTTGCAGTTGCAACGATTTCTGCAGGTTTCACATTCTTCGGAGTCTTCAGCACTGTTACATATTCACTGCCTTTGATGGCGATGGCAGGAGGCCTCATAGCTTTCGGAGCAACGATGATCATAGCGGAGAAGGCCGGCGGTTCGTCCACCAATTACGTTCTGGCAGGAGTTATAGTGGGCCTCGGGTTCGGTGCGGTGCAGACCTTATTGCTCTACAGCGCCGGAGATAAGATACACAGTGCCATGACGTGGCTTTTCGGAAGTTTCACAAGCATAGACTGGGGCAACATATGGCTGGTGCTCATTCCCGCCATTCTGCTTGCTCTCGTACCGCTCATATGGGCCAAGGAGTTCAATCTCGTTCTGCTCGGCGAGGACCAGGCCCAAGAGATGGGTCTGGACGTAAGGAAGTTCAACAGGGCGATGCTCATACTGGCGTCCGTCCTGACGGCCGTGTGCGTAGCTTTCGTGGGCACCATAGGGTTCGTGGGACTTGTAGTCCCCCATCTTTGCCGTATGATCCTGGGCGGGGACCACAGACTGGTGATGCCGTCCTCGATAGTGCTCGGCGGTTTGCTCATGATGGCTGCCGATTTCGTGGCCAAGATGCTTATCGCCCCCATCGAGCTTCCGGTCGGTGCGATAACAACCATCATCGGAGCGCCGGTTTTCGTCTATCTCATAATGAAGAAAGGGAGGATGTACGGTGACTGAAGGCACGCCGCTTCTTGAGCTGAGGAAGCTCAACAAATATTACAATAACGGGTTCCACGCCGTGAAAGACGTGTCCTTCAGCATAGACTCGGGCAAGCTTGTCGGTCTGATAGGGCCGAACGGGTGCGGTAAATCCACCATGATGAAGTGCATCAACAAGCTCCACAATATTTCGTCCGGGGACATACTTATAGATGGCGAATCGGTCAGGAAGAAGACCCCTGCGGAACTGGCCAGGAGCGTGGCGAACGTTCCGGCGCAGCTTAGGAACAACTTTGGCCTTACGGTGTACGAAACCGTGATGATGGGGCGCTACCCATTCCTGAAGAACATATGGTGGGAGACCGAGAAGGACGAGTCTTTCGTGATGGAGACCATGGAGAAGTTCGGCGTGAAGGGCCTTCAGGACAATCAGCTGAACACGCTTTCCAGCGGCGAAATGCAGAGGGTGCTGATAGCCAAGGCGTACGTGCAGGAACCGAAGCTCATGCTCGTGGACGAGCCGACATCACACCTGGATATGAAATATAAGCTGGAGGTGATGGAATATCTTAACGCCATGGTGCGGAAAGACATGTCCATATTGGTGGCAGAGCATGACATTTCGCTCATGGCGAGGTACTGCGACCTTTGCATCATAATGAAGCAGGGAAGCATAGTCGAAATCGGCCGCCCGAAAGAGATCATAACGTCAGAGCTGATCGAAGACGTGTACGGCGTTTCAGCATCGGTGGGATTCGACAAGGACGGCGAGCTGTTCGTACTGCCTAAGAGATACAGGGCAGAATCCGAGCACGGGCGCATCTGAAATCAGACAAACGTGCCGACCGAACTCAGGGAATCATTTCCTTCTGTTTTTCCTTCTTTCCGGACATTATCGATGCAACTATCGTTACTGCCAGGACCGAAATGATGATGGACAGGGATTGGACTATGTCGAACTCGTAATATTCGGCAATCAGCATCTTTAATCCTACGAATATCAGGATTATCCCGAGGCCGTACTTCAGGTATTTCAGGTGGGTGAGCGAACCTCTGATCGCGAAGTATAGGGACCTCAGTCCCAGGACCGCGAATATATTGGACGAGTAGACTACGAACTTGTTGGTCGTTATTCCTAGGATCGCAGGTATCGAGTCGAGGGCAAACACAATGTCGGTGAATTCTATTACGATTATGCACAGCAGCAAAGGGGTGATCATCCTGACGCCGTCCCTGTGCGTGAAGAATTTGTTTCCGTCAAGCTCCGGCGAGACGTTCATATGTTTGGACAGGAGGGTCGCGATCTTATTGCTAGACCCAGAGCCCTCTTTGCTCAACATGGTCTTTATGGCCGCGTATATCAGGAAGAACCCGAAGATATACATCACGAAGTGGAATCTCAGCAGGAGCTCGGATCCGGCGAATATGAACAACAGGCGGAACAATATCGCGCCGATTACCCCGTAGAAGAGGGCTTTGTGCTGATAGTCGTCCGGTATCGCAAACATTGCGAATATCAGTATGAACACGAACATGTTGTCTACGCTCAGCGCCTCTTCGATGACGTATCCTGCGTAGAATTCCATGCCCACCGTGGCGCCGCGCGTCATCCATATGTATATGCCGAAGATCATCGCGATGGCTATCCATCCAGCTGTCTGCAGCAGGGCTGATTTTGTGGTAATGTGTTTAGAACCGCGGTTGATGACAAATATATCCAAGGCTAGAAGTACGATGAGTATGAGGAAAAGACCTGCCCACTCAATCGGTTCGGCATCCGCGATCATAGAGTATTGTGAGTATCAAGCATTATAAAAAGCTGACTTACATTCCACGGAAAATATGATTTTATGAATTGTTATATTTTTTGAATAAAGTTAATAACATGGGGCACTGTCCTCCTTCCATGGCAATAATAAGCGTTTCGCTGGACGGCGAAAGCATGGCGACGCTCGAGGCGATACAGGAGGCCTATTCCCTCGCGGGGCGCAGCGAGGCCGTCCGCCTGTCGATAAAGGCGGCAGGGTCCAAGGTGAAGGAGATCGAGGAGCTCAGCGGGTTCATCGAAGGCGTATTGATCATCGTGAGACGGGACCATGTCGATCCGTGGATGAGCCTTATACAGGCCAAGCACGAGGAGTCCATAAAAACACAGATGCATTCGCATCTCCTCAATCATAAGTGCCTCGAAGTAATGGTCATATCCGCAGAAGCAGACAAGATAAAATCGATGTTGAGGGAGATCCAATCCGTTGCAAAAGCGGACTATGTAAAATTCGTAAAAAGCTGATGAATTTAGCATCATCTATATCATTTTATATTGCGTAAAGCATATTGAAAAACGGATGGGATAGGCATGGGTATAAACTCAGGCAGAAACAGCGGTAGCACTCTAAAGGTATCCTTTAAGCGGCGCCTCTTTGGAAAAAACACAGAGGGGGTTGAGGATGAAAACGAAGGGTCGGGCAACGGACGCGACTACAAGAGGCCCTCTTCCGATCAGTCGGTAAGGAGCTTCGAAGGTAACGGGTACGTGAAATACAGTCTCGGCGCAGGCACGGACGTCTATATTTCGGCGTCGAGCGAGGATCCGTTCATCGATTTCGACGAGCCGAAGGGAGAAAAGACAGGAGGGAGGTTCCTCAGCGGACTGCTCTCCGTTCCAGCGGCCACTGCGAGGCAGTCATATAAGCCCGCATCCGGTAAGATCAACGAGCCGAGCATGGTGTTCAATAACGCCCTGCCGGAGATTAAATTCAGCAAATCCGATTTCGAGGAGAAGGTCATCGTCAAAGAGGAGTCCGACATGATGTCATTCTCTATGCCTTTTGCGCAGACGGCCATGACGTCGTCCTCCGTATCGGCGCCCGACACCAATTCTTCGAACATAATCGGGTTCGAGTCGGAATACAGCGTTGAGGTCGAGCACATCGGAGCCCCCAGATCCGACGATAACAATATCATGGGGACAGAAGTCGAACGCCTTCCGCCGGCGCCCGTCCATGCGGAACGCCTCCCGGCAGCACGCCATGTGCCCAAAGAGGAAAAGTCAATAGCTCCGGAGATGCCCGAAGAAGTAGTGGCGACGGCCGTCGAAGTTCCGGAGGTCCCAGAGATCCCGGTCGCGCTCGCACAGCCCATCGCAATCATGGCGCTCCCGGCATCATCCAGTTTGCTGGCCGTTGCTCCGCCCGCAGCCATGCTGATGCTCTCCGAGGCTGTGCAGGCATCCGAGGAGGAAGTCAAGGCCGCTCTCGAGGGGACAGAGGAGTCGGCCCTCGCGGCCATGGCGCATCTCCCGTCGGGACTTTACGCTGAAGGCGTCGAACCCATCGCCGATGCCGTCGCCGCCGAGGAAGAAGTGATATCGTCCAGCGCAGGATGCACATGCCAGTTGGCAGAAACTTCGTCCGCCGCCGCGATCAGAACCACGCCGATCGTGGAATATTCGGATTACGCAGGATATGACTTCCTGCCGCCTGTAACGGAGCCAGTAAGGCGCAAGCCCAGGGAGATCGTCCCGGAAGCCCGTACGATCTCGCAGATGCCCGAGTACGTCGAGATCGAAGACGAGGTCAGCGGTATGATGAAGCTTACCGTCGCTGGCATGTCCAGCGACGAGATGGAGTACTCCGACGCGGCATCGATACAGGAATCGGACATTCCCGAGGACGGGATGGAGGAACTATGCCTGATCGTCGACCGGGAGAGAGAGTACCTGTCAAATTTGATCGAGCTCGCGGATGCAACCGAAACGTCCGTGGCGCAGGAGCCTGAAACGGTATCCGTTGCAGATATCCAGGCGATCGAAGTCGAGCCGATGATCGAAGAGGCGGTAAGGGCGGTCAACGCAGTGTCCGGAGCTATTTGCGAAAAAGAAGCATCGGAAGCGGCGGGACCGAATACGCTTTACACGCTGACGCCCGAGGACGAGACAGAGATCAACGAAATGGTCAGAACGCTGATCGAGATGATATCTGCGCCCGAAGCGGAAGAAGTGAAGGCCGTCGATACAGAAGAGATTCCGGAGCCCGAGGCTCCCAGGCCGCTGATTTCGTTCGTTTTCGGCAGTGGCGGTTCCGAGTCAATACACAGCTTCTATTGAGGCTCCATCAAACCTCTTAAACTTATTATATTAGTTTTTCTTTGGTTCGACCATGGATCTGTTCTCCATCCTCGCGATGTTGGTCGTATTGTATGTTCTGGCTGTCATCGGTTCAGAGGTCTTTGAGCGTTTCGGTGTTCCCGGCCTCATCGGAGAGATATTCGTCGGAATAATACTGGTAAATCTGATATGGGACGGTTCCGCATTCTCGGGCATTCTTAGCAGCGGCAGTTTCCTCGGAATGCTGGACGTCGAAGTGGCATTCAACGGCTTCGACGGTTCGTTCAACTATCAGTTCCTATTCCTGGTGGCCGAGATAGGGGCGATGTTTCTACTTTTTTCGGTGGGACTCGAGACCCGCGTATGCGAGCTGATGTCAGTAGGTAAGGCAGCATTGACCGTGGCTATACTGGGTGTCGTATTCCCGTTCGCCGCAGGTATGACGGTTTACTTTTACGATTACAATATGACCCATGCGATGTACATGGCGGCAGCCATGGTCGCGACGAGCGTGGGCGTGACTGCCAAAGTAATAATGGACATGCGCGCCTCGGACACGAAGGAAGCACGCATAATAGTCGGTGCCGCCGTAATAGACGACGTTCTGGGAATGATAGTCCTGGCAATAGTGGCAGGAATGGCTTCCGCGGACGGCACGAGCATACTTGGGATCGCAAGGATAATATTCATCTCGGTCTCGTTCGTACTCGCGGTGTTCTTCTTCTGCAACTCGTGCACCCCACGCATCGCCTCATGGTACGGCAAGAAGAAGGAATGCAAGCCTCCAACCGAGAAAGAGGCCCGCAAGCTGGACAAGATGATGATCGCCATCGCCGTGTGCCTCTTCATGGCAGCGGCATCCGAGGCACTCGGGCTGGCCGCGATAATCGGTGCGTTCCTTGCGGGAATGATACTTGCAGATTACGCCAAGAAATGGAACCTCAAGCCAAAGGTGGAAGCCATAACCACGTTCTTCCTTCCTTTGTTTTTCCTCAACGTCGGACTGCAGGTCAAACTGTCATCGCTCACCAATGCCAACGTACTGATGCTGGCAGCGTATATCATAGTCCTTGCGGTAGTCACAAAGTACCTGGGATCTTACTTGGGAGCAAGGCTCGCGGACAAGAAGATAGATAAAAGCTCTGCAAAAATCATAGGAATAGGTATGATTCCGAGGGCGGAGGTCGGAATAATAATAGCATCGATCGGTCTTGTATCGGGACACCTTACTCCTGACATGAATGCAACTATAGTCTTGATGTCGGTGATAACAACTGTCATAGCGCCCCCGTTGCTTTCGCGCGCCTATAAGAAAAAGTACCCTGACGGAATACCCGAAAACCCCGCAATCTCATGCTGGGAAGAGCCCTGATCAGACGGGGAAGAATACCTGTGCCACAATAACTATGGCGACCAAGGCTATGGCAATGCCGATGACGGCCTTGGGTGTGATTTTTATCCCCTTGTCGGTCTCCGAGTCAAAATATCTCATGAGCCCGGCCGAAGACTGGAATCCGCTGTCGTTCTTTTTCTGTGCCATCGGACTTACAATTATGGGTCTATATAAAAAGGTTATCCGTTTCGTTCGTTCAGCTTGGAAAATGTCTTAATAGAGCGTGGCTGTTGATGCTCCGATTCGAATGCATTGGGCGGACGTAATTGCTAAGGACATCGCAGAAAGTTGCGAGAAGCCACTCATAGCCACGGGCATCAGTCCCACGGGCATCATCCACGTAGGCAGCCTCAGGGAGGCCATCACCGGTGAGTCTGTGCGAAGCGCAGTTGAGGGCTTGGGCAAGGAAGTTAGATTGATATATCTCATCGATTCCTTCGACCCGCTCCGCAAACGTTATGATTTTCTGCCTCCGGAGTTCGAAAAGTACGTCGGAATGCCGATATCAAGGATACCCTGTCCCTGCGGCAAGCACAAGAACTATGCCCATCACTTCGTCCAGCCGTTCCTTGACGCCGTGGACTCGCTGGGCGTCCAGTGCGAGATAATATGGACCCACGAACTATACGACGAAGGAAAGTTCGCCAAAGCCGTAGACATGTCTATGAAGAAGAGGGATCAGGTCATAAGGATAATGACGGACGTCACAGGCAAGGCCGAGAACTCGGAATATGCCCCATACAATCCCCTGTGCTCGGCCTGCGGAAGGTTCACTAAGCCTGTCTTCGAAACCTATGAATTCCCATATATGGAGTACGAATGTACATGCGGAAATCACGGGAAGGCGGACGTACGCAAGGCAGAAGGAAAGCTTACATGGAGGCTCGAGTGGCCTGCCAAGTGGATGATTTTCGGCACGTCGGCCGAGCCGTTCGGAAAGGACCATGCGGCCGCCGGCGGCTCTTACGACACGGGCAAGAGGATAGTGGACGAGATCTTCGGCGGAAATGCACCCTATCCTATTCCGTACGAGTTCGTACAGCTGAAGGGAGTGGGGCAGATGCACAAATCGCTCGGATGCCCGGTTACGGGGCTCGATGCGATCAATATGACTCCCCCAGAAGTTTTGAACTATCTTTTCCTAAGGGTAAATCCTTCCAGGGCGATCGATTACGACTCCGGCCTGGGGACATTGGATATCGCCGACGAGTACGACCGTATGGAAAAGCTTTACTTCGGAGGTGAATGGGCCGAAGCCGAGGACAGCTCCGTACAGGCATACGTGATCGCGCAGCATAATCATATTCCGACTCGTCTTCCGCATCAGATTTCATACAGGCATCTGGTCAACGTGGCACAGATGGCCCCAACATTCGAAGGGGTTGTGGAGATCCTCGAACGTACTGACGACCTTTCCGACATGACCGAAAGCGACAGGAAAAGGCTGTCGCGCCGTATAGATTGTGTCAGATACTGGCTCAACGGTTTTGCACCCGACAGCGTCAAATTTTCGGTCAGCAGCACCGTTCCGTCCGGTATCGAGCTTTCGATGAACGAGAAGGTCTTCCTGAAAGCCCTGTCTGTTAAGATGTACGACTGCAATTGGGATCCCGATTCCATCGGGTCCACTATAGCGGACACGGCCAAGGATTCCCCGCTGGGACTCAAGGGAGGGTATGGCGCCATGTACCGGATATTCATAGGCAAGAAGGCCGGACCCAGATTGGGTACGTTCTTGGCCAGCATGGACAAGAGCTTCGTGATCAACAGGATAATTCAGGCTTCCAATTGATCAGAGTATTCCCATGTCGGTGAGCTTCTCAGGAAGGTAAGTGTCGGTAACGAAGTCCAGGCCGTACTTGGCCAAGGCCTGCTGTTCTGCCTTTTTCTTCATTCCCAGCATGGCTTGGATCTCGTTCTCCCAGAACTCGTCCTTGAAGCGCGGGTCCGAAAGTTCGGCATTGAGGGCCCCCACGTCCTTTTCCGAGAGGCTGTCGGTCGGCAGGTCGTAGTTTAGAATGTCGGATGGAGTTATACCTATGAACTGGGCAGAAGGTGTCGCCAGGTAATCGGATATGTGGGCGGTCTTTATCGCGCCGTATGCGACCGACGCGAATATCCTGAACGACCAGGGGTCGCCGTCGGTGAACACCGTGACGGGCAGGCGCAGTTCCTCGTTGACCCTTTTTATGAAACGTCTTGTGCTTCTCGTAGGTTGCCCTTTGAGATGTACCAGCAGTACATCGTACTTCTCCGGGAATCCGTTCTCCACGAGCCTGTCGAACATACCTCCCGTCTCTATTGCCATGACAAATTTCGCGCCGCAATCCTTGAAATCGATCTTGTCGGGCCCGACGTTGTAAGGTATGCCGTATCCCGAATCTCCGACATCGTCGATGCAGTTGATCTTTTTCTTCTCGCCCTTGCGGGTAAGTTCCGTGAGCGTAAGGTCACCGTAGACCCTGGCGCCGTCCTCTTCGGGGCGGAGTTTGAATTCTTCCCTCATACATCCGGTTATGACCTCCAGGTCCTCTGCCAGAATGTTGCTCTCGTCCTGACTGTGGAACTTTGCGTTGTTCCATCCTTCGGAGATATAGTACATCTCCCTCAGGGTCGAGGACTTGTTGGCGTTAAGCATGCTC
This DNA window, taken from Methanomassiliicoccaceae archaeon, encodes the following:
- a CDS encoding iron chelate uptake ABC transporter family permease subunit, whose translation is MRKAFLTLLVVTSALLAPLSMVYASDESSAASDRYVLIDFGNGQTEWVEADASQDTISGLLGTAVGGIGGTYDDAGADIIVNGISARSSPVTVSWRYFVWTDAGWEDGTASFDGNAASPTTSVALAYYPGGTAPVETPSNRSSWTCIRGSSESEGHQDADLSGENVAGWTQSYGEGNFVNSAVLVAGDRVFVNAGGTSNMGTTSGAPQKPTLYCYDRTTGEEQWSYEYDVGAGYETATGVIVGDFIYVPATNGHIYKIPLSGPNEGGSNVTVSGDGVFGSVRDGTDSPLEGIIWATGPASIVYYSGALYFGTAAGYIFCTDLDLNVLWKGTVDGTVYFNAPTVQDGRLFIGALDGSMYVFDAFSGDAICNESVYSVEAYGKMCGFVSNILQVEDRLIFSFNDGKGMNATSGGYAVYKFDGTSLSKISKVTELGLSSSYMIKSDSSFSGAYSFTSDGLVKIYLDGSYELINGNIRNVRAPGILVNDEYIVASEYDRKGHMYIIGTDGSLLGQYEQPESVAEYVMSPPVIVDNWIYSGTDGGVYSFSGGFLPIPSAVQQEKNIILWAVSVLVAILAAFLAYCVYVRKKLDVPPIPYIRGKISEKLGSNSESRSKIKRNKKRLFWVLVLGTVASAVMFLLCLAFGPSGNYSMSETFSLLGSAISKGGHGLTGDETIIFDSRLPRALAAFAVGIGLSMAGAVYQAIIRNPLVDPYIMGVSAGAGTFAVATISAGFTFFGVFSTVTYSLPLMAMAGGLIAFGATMIIAEKAGGSSTNYVLAGVIVGLGFGAVQTLLLYSAGDKIHSAMTWLFGSFTSIDWGNIWLVLIPAILLALVPLIWAKEFNLVLLGEDQAQEMGLDVRKFNRAMLILASVLTAVCVAFVGTIGFVGLVVPHLCRMILGGDHRLVMPSSIVLGGLLMMAADFVAKMLIAPIELPVGAITTIIGAPVFVYLIMKKGRMYGD
- a CDS encoding ABC transporter ATP-binding protein — encoded protein: MTEGTPLLELRKLNKYYNNGFHAVKDVSFSIDSGKLVGLIGPNGCGKSTMMKCINKLHNISSGDILIDGESVRKKTPAELARSVANVPAQLRNNFGLTVYETVMMGRYPFLKNIWWETEKDESFVMETMEKFGVKGLQDNQLNTLSSGEMQRVLIAKAYVQEPKLMLVDEPTSHLDMKYKLEVMEYLNAMVRKDMSILVAEHDISLMARYCDLCIIMKQGSIVEIGRPKEIITSELIEDVYGVSASVGFDKDGELFVLPKRYRAESEHGRI
- a CDS encoding TerC/Alx family metal homeostasis membrane protein — its product is MIADAEPIEWAGLFLILIVLLALDIFVINRGSKHITTKSALLQTAGWIAIAMIFGIYIWMTRGATVGMEFYAGYVIEEALSVDNMFVFILIFAMFAIPDDYQHKALFYGVIGAILFRLLFIFAGSELLLRFHFVMYIFGFFLIYAAIKTMLSKEGSGSSNKIATLLSKHMNVSPELDGNKFFTHRDGVRMITPLLLCIIVIEFTDIVFALDSIPAILGITTNKFVVYSSNIFAVLGLRSLYFAIRGSLTHLKYLKYGLGIILIFVGLKMLIAEYYEFDIVQSLSIIISVLAVTIVASIMSGKKEKQKEMIP
- a CDS encoding CopG family transcriptional regulator, whose translation is MAIISVSLDGESMATLEAIQEAYSLAGRSEAVRLSIKAAGSKVKEIEELSGFIEGVLIIVRRDHVDPWMSLIQAKHEESIKTQMHSHLLNHKCLEVMVISAEADKIKSMLREIQSVAKADYVKFVKS
- a CDS encoding cation:proton antiporter; the protein is MDLFSILAMLVVLYVLAVIGSEVFERFGVPGLIGEIFVGIILVNLIWDGSAFSGILSSGSFLGMLDVEVAFNGFDGSFNYQFLFLVAEIGAMFLLFSVGLETRVCELMSVGKAALTVAILGVVFPFAAGMTVYFYDYNMTHAMYMAAAMVATSVGVTAKVIMDMRASDTKEARIIVGAAVIDDVLGMIVLAIVAGMASADGTSILGIARIIFISVSFVLAVFFFCNSCTPRIASWYGKKKECKPPTEKEARKLDKMMIAIAVCLFMAAASEALGLAAIIGAFLAGMILADYAKKWNLKPKVEAITTFFLPLFFLNVGLQVKLSSLTNANVLMLAAYIIVLAVVTKYLGSYLGARLADKKIDKSSAKIIGIGMIPRAEVGIIIASIGLVSGHLTPDMNATIVLMSVITTVIAPPLLSRAYKKKYPDGIPENPAISCWEEP
- a CDS encoding preprotein translocase subunit Sec61beta produces the protein MAQKKNDSGFQSSAGLMRYFDSETDKGIKITPKAVIGIAIALVAIVIVAQVFFPV
- the lysS gene encoding lysine--tRNA ligase; translation: MHWADVIAKDIAESCEKPLIATGISPTGIIHVGSLREAITGESVRSAVEGLGKEVRLIYLIDSFDPLRKRYDFLPPEFEKYVGMPISRIPCPCGKHKNYAHHFVQPFLDAVDSLGVQCEIIWTHELYDEGKFAKAVDMSMKKRDQVIRIMTDVTGKAENSEYAPYNPLCSACGRFTKPVFETYEFPYMEYECTCGNHGKADVRKAEGKLTWRLEWPAKWMIFGTSAEPFGKDHAAAGGSYDTGKRIVDEIFGGNAPYPIPYEFVQLKGVGQMHKSLGCPVTGLDAINMTPPEVLNYLFLRVNPSRAIDYDSGLGTLDIADEYDRMEKLYFGGEWAEAEDSSVQAYVIAQHNHIPTRLPHQISYRHLVNVAQMAPTFEGVVEILERTDDLSDMTESDRKRLSRRIDCVRYWLNGFAPDSVKFSVSSTVPSGIELSMNEKVFLKALSVKMYDCNWDPDSIGSTIADTAKDSPLGLKGGYGAMYRIFIGKKAGPRLGTFLASMDKSFVINRIIQASN
- a CDS encoding DNA topoisomerase IV subunit A yields the protein MPKKTPLKRKRKNSRKRNSKRRLTEMTDKKENTIESLTKIVEGLYDNIDNGNVPAMNISLRSKRNIEFDPKSSVWKYGDQKSVRTAKTVKGALMLLRTVYTADFIKSMLNANKSSTLREMYYISEGWNNAKFHSQDESNILAEDLEVITGCMREEFKLRPEEDGARVYGDLTLTELTRKGEKKKINCIDDVGDSGYGIPYNVGPDKIDFKDCGAKFVMAIETGGMFDRLVENGFPEKYDVLLVHLKGQPTRSTRRFIKRVNEELRLPVTVFTDGDPWSFRIFASVAYGAIKTAHISDYLATPSAQFIGITPSDILNYDLPTDSLSEKDVGALNAELSDPRFKDEFWENEIQAMLGMKKKAEQQALAKYGLDFVTDTYLPEKLTDMGIL